The following are encoded together in the Ooceraea biroi isolate clonal line C1 chromosome 2, Obir_v5.4, whole genome shotgun sequence genome:
- the LOC105283366 gene encoding uncharacterized protein LOC105283366 has product MNKLCCIGVSLAARIIGAYTMSISILMINVLMSNFFSRKGDEDFFESLKNWAVLGLNWVQTMKYMPLQKKAQTAMTCFLIYILLFLLASAYLALGSISRKHKCAVPWMYLQIISIIDQTVALSLLIMHDEQNSAFTKTVWYIPVASIYLVLSMYFWMIVQTARRVWYEEQQNQVDYDPRISISVSAPTSSNSSKSPSFLSQNFSMFESPRPPTILCK; this is encoded by the exons ATGAACAAATTGTGCTGCATCGGCGTGTCGTTGGCGGCGAGAATAATCGGGGCGTACACGATG TCCATTTCGATTCTAATGATAAATGTGTTGATGAGCAATTTCTTCTCGAGAAAAGGAGACGAAGACTTTTTCGAGTCGCTCAAGAACTGGGCCGTGCTGGGATTAAACTGGGTGCAAACTATGAAATACATGCCGCTGCAGAAAAAAG CGCAAACGGCCATGACGTGTTTTCTCATATACATTTTGTTGTTCCTGTTGGCCAGTGCGTATCTCGCCTTGGGATCGATTTCG AGGAAACATAAGTGCGCCGTGCCTTGGAtgtatttgcaaataattagCATAATAGATCAGACCGTGGCGCTATCTTTACTCATAATGCACGATGAACAGAACTCTGCCTTTACAAAAACCGTGTGGTACATTCCGGTAGCCAGTATCTATTTGG TTTTAAGCATGTATTTTTGGATGATCGTCCAAACAGCTCGAAGAGTGTGGTACGAGGAGCAGCAAAATCAAGTGGATTACGATCCAAGGATATCAATTTCTGTATCAGCGCCTACGAGCAGTAACAGCTCAAAGTCACCGTCTTTCCTCTCGCAAAACTTTTCGATGTTCGAATCGCCGAGACCGCCGACAATTCTGTGTAAATAG